Proteins encoded in a region of the Malaciobacter mytili LMG 24559 genome:
- a CDS encoding ATP-binding protein gives MYKIKKLNIKSFKFFKNTDPLLFNNKNILIYGENGSGKSTIYWALYTFFQSSIKEDDLEIKKYFTLDDDKNSLINIYEEDENNSKIELLLNDESGTHADKTFTISKSLINTNKDDSLIKKGCYTGDFISYKYLFRFFDFLHKEDIDLFKLFEYEIFHSIIVSTKSLAKWWDEILKLVELKPKPRANRSEFTSLTTKITQFNSFLQSLAPRITQLANEYLEKFSYQNLNISIEIEDGNYTTQRVFKKPKIKLNVELEKSSTDIIPIKKAQSFFNEAKLTAIALSIRFAITKIKHIDSSINILVLDDLLVSLDMSNREKFLSILLEDDLISRFQIIILTHDKAFYEKSRELFKFRDRTKWKYFEMYLDIDDQENIEQPFIKEYGEKYNNLTTAKQHFENKDYPACANYLRKEVEWQFDKYLQLDNLDEKIHLSKIKSNHDLIKKTGKLLKDIVNNLKCFDNLQSIPENQRIDKCTHFTTLLSASLDEAIEKIDNEFYLVEFENIRFILKNVLHPQSHNDLTRPLYKVELERALSYIEEFDRLITQYEESVE, from the coding sequence ATGTATAAAATAAAAAAATTAAATATAAAGAGTTTTAAATTTTTCAAAAATACTGATCCTTTACTTTTTAATAATAAGAACATTCTAATTTATGGAGAGAATGGTAGTGGTAAGAGTACAATTTATTGGGCACTATATACTTTTTTTCAAAGTTCTATTAAAGAAGATGATTTAGAAATTAAAAAATACTTTACACTAGATGACGATAAAAATTCACTAATCAATATTTATGAAGAAGATGAAAACAATTCAAAAATTGAACTTTTATTAAATGATGAATCAGGAACACATGCTGACAAAACTTTTACAATTTCAAAATCATTAATAAATACAAACAAAGATGATTCACTTATAAAAAAAGGTTGTTACACTGGTGATTTTATTAGCTATAAATATTTATTTAGGTTTTTTGACTTTTTACATAAAGAAGATATAGATCTCTTTAAGTTATTTGAATATGAAATATTTCATTCGATAATTGTTTCAACAAAAAGTTTAGCTAAATGGTGGGATGAAATTCTAAAGTTAGTAGAATTAAAGCCTAAACCAAGAGCTAATAGATCTGAATTCACTAGTTTAACAACTAAAATAACACAATTTAATAGTTTTCTTCAATCACTAGCACCTAGAATTACACAACTAGCAAATGAATATTTAGAAAAGTTTTCATATCAAAACCTTAATATTTCAATTGAAATAGAAGATGGAAATTATACAACACAAAGAGTTTTTAAAAAACCAAAAATAAAACTTAATGTTGAACTGGAAAAAAGTTCTACAGACATAATACCTATTAAAAAAGCTCAAAGTTTCTTCAATGAAGCAAAACTAACTGCAATTGCACTTTCAATTAGGTTTGCTATAACAAAAATTAAACATATTGATTCATCTATAAACATTTTAGTACTAGACGATTTGCTAGTTTCATTAGATATGTCAAATAGGGAAAAGTTTCTATCAATTTTATTAGAAGATGATTTAATAAGTAGATTTCAAATAATAATACTAACACATGATAAAGCATTTTATGAAAAATCAAGAGAACTTTTTAAATTTAGAGATAGAACTAAATGGAAATATTTTGAAATGTATCTAGATATTGATGATCAAGAAAATATTGAGCAACCTTTTATAAAAGAATATGGAGAAAAATACAATAATTTAACTACTGCTAAACAACATTTTGAAAATAAAGATTATCCAGCATGTGCTAATTATTTAAGAAAAGAAGTTGAATGGCAATTTGACAAATATTTACAACTAGATAATTTAGATGAAAAAATTCATTTATCTAAAATTAAATCAAACCATGATTTAATTAAGAAAACTGGAAAACTATTAAAAGATATAGTTAACAATTTAAAATGTTTTGATAATCTTCAGAGCATACCAGAAAATCAAAGAATAGATAAATGTACTCATTTTACTACTTTACTTTCAGCTTCACTTGATGAAGCTATTGAAAAAATAGATAATGAATTTTATTTAGTTGAATTTGAGAATATTAGGTTTATTTTAAAAAATGTACTACATCCACAGTCACATAATGATTTAACTAGGCCATTATATAAAGTTGAGTTAGAAAGAGCACTATCATATATTGAAGAATTTGATAGATTAATTACACAATATGAGGAAAGCGTTGAATAA
- a CDS encoding Eco57I restriction-modification methylase domain-containing protein, whose product MDIKKFLQSEYSYERFKEFIFDKFYGFEENNLGYEQPLTHTEKKHIQKYKFIGSCDLDDGKEVGFFEVLTTENTDIENNRVSLNSILVKKTKEQVLLDGAIAVFCNPMQPEVWRLSFIAFSYDEDDKQIVNSLKRYTYVLGKDIPIKTAYNQLKQLQYPKFNDLINIFSVEKVTEEFYKGIISLYNDLLNRYLNYPLENQDSKIEFSIRLIGRLIFIKFLNKKNLIPNNTFDLINNYYHKVLEPLFFEQLNTDHIYRKEEFRDNRIPFLNGGLFEPLAIDFYNSSNILDIDDAFFNDFFIHINKFNFSIDENSIEDNDLSIDPEMLGRVFENLLAEINESTYESARKASGTYYTPREIVDFMINESLIEYLDINTSIDINTLKSLVNKYELVNTDYEKTELLTALFKLKSIDPACGSGAFPIGLLQKIVKLLELIDPEAEIWFNLQSKDFKEKHKSRNKNYIRKLSVIRNSIYGIDNHSIAIEITKLRAFLSLIVDEKVLDTKTNRGIEPLPNLEFKFICANTLLSSKKGLDRSIISKLYSLKNKYFDAISTEKNTIVKEYQSILELNNDKIDLCNYNPFSPTYVAEKIDIELMFDFQNKFDLVIGNPPYMRIQNIDKKISETYKKNYISATGSYDLYVVFTERALDLITEKGIVNFIMPDRWINSAFGKGLRKKAHKKIYKLISFKDYQVFNASTYTSLIFLKHNTSTINYLQLNKDLKTNIELKSFLDNITFDDYANIDYENLTDEGWILVDKNSNQILDTLRSHPKKIKDIFERIYTGLQTSSDNIYFLHDSKSISDTLISGYSNILEKEITIEKGILKPLLKGDDVIKYKDLSTSIHVIFPYIIEIEKSKEKAVLIPENEILKLYPLAYEYLKNCEDILRARERGKFNIDGEWYQYGRKQGMTGVEEPKIVARDISKGGDFSYDKNGEFYHTTTVYGYKKYPEIKEDYKFYLAILNSKLMWWYLQKVGTPLANGYYRYMPRYIENFPIPNVSNSESKLIENFIDYTIYINSSEERINNYISNEYLVKEFYEIIDAMVYEIYFRKEFKNKNISFLNLDELKLKDFNIDNNDINKEINSLYDQLNRNENKVRNNLALIDIELKDLIVPIKRAFYV is encoded by the coding sequence TTGGATATTAAAAAATTTTTACAATCAGAATATAGCTATGAAAGATTCAAAGAATTTATCTTTGATAAATTTTATGGTTTTGAAGAGAATAATTTAGGTTATGAACAGCCATTAACACACACTGAAAAAAAGCATATTCAAAAATATAAATTTATTGGCTCTTGTGATTTAGACGATGGTAAAGAAGTGGGCTTTTTTGAAGTTTTAACAACTGAAAATACTGATATAGAAAATAATAGAGTATCATTAAATAGTATTCTCGTTAAAAAAACTAAGGAACAAGTTCTTTTGGATGGAGCAATAGCAGTTTTTTGTAATCCAATGCAACCAGAAGTTTGGAGACTATCTTTTATTGCATTTTCATATGATGAAGATGATAAACAAATTGTAAATAGTTTAAAAAGATATACTTATGTTTTAGGGAAAGATATACCTATTAAAACGGCATATAATCAACTTAAACAACTTCAATATCCAAAGTTTAATGATCTAATAAATATATTTAGTGTGGAAAAAGTTACAGAAGAATTTTATAAAGGTATAATTTCTTTATATAATGATTTACTAAATAGATATCTAAATTATCCATTAGAAAATCAAGATAGTAAAATAGAGTTTTCTATTAGACTAATTGGTAGGTTAATATTTATTAAGTTTTTAAATAAAAAAAATCTTATCCCAAATAATACTTTTGATTTAATAAACAATTATTATCATAAGGTATTAGAACCACTATTTTTTGAACAGTTAAACACAGACCATATTTATCGAAAAGAAGAATTTAGGGATAATAGAATTCCTTTTCTTAATGGGGGATTATTTGAACCATTGGCTATAGACTTTTACAATAGTTCAAATATATTAGATATAGATGATGCTTTTTTTAATGATTTTTTTATACATATAAATAAATTTAACTTTTCTATTGACGAAAACTCTATAGAAGATAATGATTTATCAATTGATCCTGAAATGCTTGGTAGAGTATTTGAAAATCTACTTGCAGAAATTAATGAAAGTACATATGAAAGTGCAAGAAAGGCATCTGGAACATATTATACTCCAAGAGAAATTGTTGACTTCATGATAAATGAATCTCTAATCGAATATTTAGACATTAATACTTCAATTGATATCAATACACTTAAATCTCTTGTAAATAAATATGAATTAGTTAATACAGACTATGAAAAAACAGAATTATTAACAGCTCTATTTAAATTAAAAAGCATTGATCCAGCATGTGGAAGTGGAGCTTTCCCAATAGGTCTATTACAAAAGATTGTAAAACTTTTAGAACTAATTGATCCAGAAGCAGAGATTTGGTTTAATTTACAAAGTAAAGATTTTAAAGAAAAACATAAATCTAGAAATAAAAACTATATAAGAAAATTATCTGTTATACGAAATTCAATTTATGGGATAGATAATCATTCTATAGCTATTGAAATTACTAAACTAAGAGCATTTTTATCTTTAATAGTAGACGAAAAAGTTCTAGATACTAAAACTAATAGAGGAATAGAACCTCTTCCAAATTTAGAATTTAAATTTATTTGTGCAAATACATTACTTTCATCAAAAAAAGGCTTAGATAGATCAATAATTAGCAAACTATATAGTTTAAAAAACAAATATTTTGATGCTATTTCTACAGAAAAAAATACAATAGTCAAAGAATATCAGAGTATTCTTGAATTAAATAATGATAAAATAGATTTATGTAACTATAATCCTTTTAGTCCGACTTATGTAGCTGAAAAAATTGATATTGAATTAATGTTTGATTTTCAGAATAAATTTGATTTAGTTATTGGAAATCCACCATATATGAGAATTCAAAATATAGATAAAAAGATATCTGAAACCTACAAAAAAAATTATATATCTGCAACTGGAAGTTATGATTTATATGTAGTCTTTACAGAAAGAGCCCTAGATTTAATAACAGAAAAAGGTATTGTAAATTTCATTATGCCTGATAGGTGGATTAACTCAGCATTTGGGAAAGGATTAAGAAAAAAAGCACATAAAAAAATCTATAAGCTTATCTCTTTTAAAGATTATCAAGTATTTAATGCTTCAACATACACATCATTAATTTTCTTAAAGCACAATACTTCTACAATTAACTATTTACAGTTAAATAAAGATTTAAAAACTAATATCGAATTAAAAAGTTTTTTAGATAATATAACTTTTGATGATTACGCAAATATTGATTATGAGAACTTGACTGATGAAGGTTGGATTCTTGTTGATAAAAACTCTAATCAAATTTTAGATACATTAAGAAGTCATCCTAAAAAAATCAAAGATATTTTTGAAAGAATTTACACTGGACTTCAAACAAGCTCTGATAATATCTACTTTTTACATGACTCTAAAAGTATTTCGGATACTTTGATTTCAGGATATTCAAATATACTAGAAAAAGAAATAACAATAGAGAAAGGTATTCTTAAACCTTTACTAAAAGGTGATGATGTAATTAAATATAAAGATTTATCTACATCAATCCATGTGATCTTTCCTTATATTATTGAAATAGAAAAAAGTAAAGAAAAAGCAGTTTTAATTCCAGAAAATGAAATTTTAAAGCTCTATCCTTTAGCTTATGAATATTTAAAAAATTGTGAAGATATTTTAAGAGCAAGAGAAAGAGGAAAATTTAATATAGATGGTGAATGGTATCAATATGGTAGAAAACAAGGAATGACTGGAGTTGAAGAACCTAAGATAGTTGCTAGGGATATTTCAAAAGGTGGAGACTTTTCCTATGATAAAAATGGAGAGTTTTATCATACAACTACAGTTTATGGATATAAAAAATACCCTGAAATAAAAGAAGATTACAAATTTTACTTAGCAATATTGAATTCTAAACTAATGTGGTGGTATTTACAAAAAGTTGGAACTCCTCTTGCAAATGGATACTATAGATATATGCCAAGATATATAGAAAACTTTCCTATTCCTAATGTTAGTAATTCAGAATCAAAATTAATAGAGAATTTCATAGATTATACAATTTATATCAATTCATCAGAAGAAAGGATTAATAATTATATTTCTAACGAATATTTAGTAAAAGAATTTTATGAAATTATTGATGCTATGGTATATGAAATATATTTTAGAAAAGAATTTAAAAATAAAAACATTTCATTCCTAAATCTTGATGAATTAAAACTAAAAGATTTTAATATTGATAATAATGATATAAATAAAGAAATAAATTCTTTATATGATCAATTGAATAGAAATGAAAATAAGGTAAGAAATAATTTAGCTTTAATAGATATTGAGTTAAAAGATTTAATAGTTCCGATAAAGAGAGCTTTTTATGTATAA
- a CDS encoding helicase-related protein yields the protein MSSKFFTNQDTNTLENRLKDILTHYDIKNLEFLIGYFRISGFKKIASLLNDIDKIRILVGINIDKLTYDAQARGKKFNSLEYEKFSQEFINNQKDVLSKEDYSQQIDESVNQFIKLIAEDRLEIRISQDKNIHSKIYILRENEIKRHDNSTEYRGSVITGSSNLTENGLSKNYEFNVELKYSDDIEFALNEFNDLWAKSVEVSQADIETIKQNSYLKEITPYELYLKFLIEHFEERVNYDPSVAQDLPKGFMKLAYQIDAVNEGLSKIKKHNGFFLSDVVGLGKTITSAMIVKNLCFETKGQILIIAPPSIEKEWKETFKKFQIGSIRHFDFKSYGALEKIKDTEDYEIVIIDESHKFKNFLTSRYKELERICKENVKYEKKIILISATPLNNKPQDIANQLYLFQDKRNSTIDSHPNLETFFAGIDKKYKEIIGKKENQSELSENELKDLEQLSKKVRDNILREVMVRRTRTDIQTNEIYKKDLEEQGLNIPKINPVEELEYKLDDNLLKTFDKTISILTQDLKYYRYQILANLTKEGQKKYGDVQEGFFEKSALSLADIMKTMLVKRLESSFVAFKSTLFKQKRNLEMLINMFEQGQVYIPAKFFDIYELIEKSEDDFLDKVDSFLENEKIKIFDTSDFQDDYLTQLKEDLIIFNELVEMWADIDYDPKLDAFKSVIEYHKNDKIVVFTESKQTAIYLDENLKGYKQVLTIHGENRDKLKDTIRENFDANYPKKKDDYNVIISTDTLSEGVNMHRSNIIYNYDIPWNSTRLMQRIGRINRIGTKHNEIFIYNFKPTAQSESLIELSKKAFIKLQTFHHAVGEDSQIYSKNEQVGTVSLFEKDIDFDKPDDELKFLEEIRKFKEANPKTFKFLQKLPKKVRVQRELQDKKDTSYVFIKNYEAKNYYEVNTQTCEPISFVKMAKNLKTIKSEKAIIPIKEFHYEHVKKATEFYKEELSNVTVQSTNIKVEHKSDKQAIKLFKSWFDKEYIERELYEIFIKTIKEGKLQNLSKEVITISKKYQSKDIMLKLEELQNKYNLFNKKEKKQTKKINIDIVLSETFV from the coding sequence ATGAGTTCAAAGTTTTTTACAAATCAAGATACAAATACATTAGAAAATAGATTAAAAGATATACTCACGCATTATGATATTAAAAACTTAGAATTTTTAATTGGTTATTTTAGAATTAGTGGTTTTAAAAAGATTGCCAGTTTATTGAATGATATAGACAAAATTAGAATATTAGTTGGTATAAATATTGACAAGCTAACATATGATGCCCAAGCAAGAGGTAAGAAATTTAATTCATTAGAATATGAAAAATTTAGTCAAGAGTTTATAAACAACCAAAAAGATGTATTATCAAAAGAAGATTATTCTCAGCAAATAGATGAAAGTGTTAATCAATTTATTAAGTTAATTGCAGAGGATAGACTAGAAATTAGGATATCACAAGATAAAAATATTCACTCTAAAATATATATACTTAGAGAAAATGAAATAAAAAGACATGATAATTCAACTGAGTATAGGGGTTCAGTTATAACTGGTAGTTCAAATTTAACAGAGAATGGACTATCAAAAAATTATGAGTTCAATGTTGAACTAAAATATAGTGATGATATTGAATTTGCATTAAATGAATTCAATGATTTATGGGCAAAATCAGTTGAAGTTTCACAAGCTGATATAGAAACTATTAAACAAAATAGTTATCTAAAAGAGATTACTCCTTATGAGTTATACTTAAAATTTTTAATTGAACATTTTGAAGAAAGAGTTAATTATGACCCATCAGTTGCTCAAGATTTACCTAAAGGCTTTATGAAATTAGCTTATCAAATAGATGCAGTAAATGAAGGGCTATCTAAAATAAAAAAGCATAACGGTTTCTTTTTATCAGATGTTGTTGGACTTGGAAAAACTATTACAAGTGCAATGATTGTAAAGAACTTATGTTTTGAAACAAAAGGACAGATATTAATTATTGCACCACCTTCTATTGAAAAAGAGTGGAAGGAAACATTTAAGAAATTTCAAATAGGAAGTATTAGGCATTTTGATTTTAAATCTTATGGTGCATTAGAAAAGATTAAAGATACAGAAGATTATGAAATAGTGATAATTGATGAATCTCATAAATTCAAGAATTTCCTAACTTCAAGATATAAAGAGTTAGAAAGAATTTGTAAAGAAAATGTTAAATATGAGAAAAAAATTATATTAATATCAGCAACACCATTAAACAATAAACCCCAAGATATAGCAAATCAGTTGTATTTATTTCAAGATAAAAGAAATTCTACTATTGATTCACATCCAAATTTAGAGACTTTTTTTGCGGGTATTGATAAGAAATATAAAGAGATTATAGGTAAAAAAGAAAATCAAAGTGAACTATCTGAAAATGAATTAAAAGACTTAGAACAGCTATCAAAAAAGGTAAGAGATAATATTTTACGAGAAGTAATGGTAAGAAGAACAAGAACAGATATACAAACAAATGAAATATATAAAAAAGACCTAGAAGAGCAAGGGTTAAATATTCCAAAAATTAATCCTGTTGAAGAGTTAGAATATAAACTTGATGATAATTTATTAAAAACTTTTGATAAAACTATTTCAATATTAACACAAGATTTAAAATATTATAGATATCAAATTTTAGCAAACCTTACAAAAGAGGGGCAAAAAAAATATGGTGATGTTCAAGAGGGATTTTTTGAAAAAAGTGCATTAAGTCTTGCTGATATTATGAAAACAATGTTAGTAAAAAGATTAGAGAGTTCTTTTGTAGCTTTTAAATCTACACTTTTCAAACAAAAAAGAAATCTTGAAATGTTAATCAATATGTTTGAACAGGGACAAGTTTATATTCCTGCAAAGTTTTTTGATATTTATGAATTGATTGAAAAGAGTGAAGATGACTTTTTAGATAAAGTAGATTCCTTTTTAGAAAATGAAAAAATTAAAATATTTGATACTTCAGATTTTCAAGATGATTATTTAACTCAACTAAAAGAGGACTTAATTATTTTTAATGAATTAGTTGAGATGTGGGCTGATATTGATTATGACCCTAAATTAGATGCATTTAAGTCAGTAATTGAGTACCATAAAAACGATAAAATTGTTGTATTTACAGAATCAAAACAAACAGCAATATATCTTGATGAGAATTTAAAGGGATATAAACAGGTTCTTACTATTCATGGAGAAAACAGAGATAAACTAAAAGATACTATTAGAGAAAACTTTGATGCTAATTATCCTAAGAAAAAAGACGATTACAATGTAATTATTTCAACTGACACTTTAAGTGAGGGTGTAAATATGCATAGAAGTAATATCATATATAACTATGATATTCCATGGAACTCTACAAGACTTATGCAAAGGATTGGAAGAATTAATCGTATCGGCACAAAGCACAATGAGATTTTTATATATAACTTTAAACCAACAGCACAAAGTGAAAGTTTAATTGAATTATCTAAAAAAGCTTTTATTAAACTACAAACATTTCACCATGCAGTAGGTGAAGATAGTCAAATTTACTCAAAAAATGAACAAGTAGGAACAGTTTCTTTATTTGAAAAAGATATAGATTTTGATAAGCCTGATGATGAATTGAAATTTTTAGAAGAGATTAGAAAGTTTAAAGAAGCAAATCCTAAAACTTTTAAGTTTTTACAAAAACTACCTAAAAAAGTAAGAGTACAAAGAGAACTTCAAGATAAAAAAGATACATCATATGTATTTATTAAAAACTATGAAGCAAAAAATTACTATGAAGTAAATACTCAAACTTGTGAGCCTATAAGTTTTGTAAAAATGGCAAAGAATTTAAAAACTATAAAAAGTGAGAAAGCTATAATTCCTATTAAAGAGTTTCATTACGAGCATGTAAAAAAAGCAACAGAGTTCTATAAAGAGGAACTCTCAAATGTGACTGTTCAATCTACTAATATAAAAGTAGAACATAAAAGTGATAAGCAAGCAATTAAACTTTTTAAATCATGGTTTGATAAAGAATATATAGAGAGAGAACTTTATGAAATATTTATTAAAACTATAAAAGAAGGTAAGCTTCAAAACCTTAGTAAAGAGGTAATAACAATTTCAAAAAAATATCAATCAAAAGATATTATGTTAAAACTTGAAGAGCTACAAAATAAATATAATTTATTTAATAAAAAAGAAAAAAAACAAACAAAAAAGATAAATATCGACATTGTACTTAGTGAGACATTTGTTTAA
- a CDS encoding tyrosine-type recombinase/integrase: MAQRIKSKKYPGVYYRELSNGDKSYDITYKVDDKKVWLKIGLHSEGIREAFCHQKRNEIVTKQRLGEELPHIASKKNSKTLLELAKEFYDYKELYNKQNKKTRSRVENRLNEHFIGTKAVKIITKADMENFQVEIQKDLMPATVNFIMQQVGAIFIWAIENEILEKNPCKGIKKQKVDNSRLRYLEIDEIKKLIDTIKNDKTAYYFVMLSLATGGRLQTICNIKVSDIKLNGTIKLYDFKNSSEYYGFVNDELKNEIEKFIADSNIKKDDYLFKTTKNQNYTNQYYYRKLQPIFDILFNPEGIEPLNKVTIHTLRHTFASQLAINETPILTIKKLMNHNDINATMRYAKLSKSSGEKHVDSLIKSLMDI; encoded by the coding sequence ATGGCACAAAGAATAAAATCTAAAAAGTACCCTGGTGTTTATTATAGAGAGCTAAGTAATGGTGATAAGTCGTATGATATAACTTATAAAGTTGATGATAAAAAAGTTTGGCTAAAAATAGGCTTACATAGTGAGGGTATAAGAGAAGCATTCTGCCATCAAAAGAGAAATGAAATAGTTACAAAGCAAAGATTGGGAGAAGAACTACCTCATATAGCATCTAAAAAAAATTCTAAGACACTATTAGAACTTGCAAAAGAGTTTTATGATTATAAAGAGCTTTATAACAAACAAAATAAAAAAACAAGATCAAGAGTAGAAAATAGATTAAATGAACACTTTATTGGTACTAAGGCTGTAAAAATAATAACAAAAGCTGATATGGAAAACTTTCAAGTCGAAATTCAAAAAGATCTTATGCCTGCGACTGTGAATTTTATAATGCAACAAGTTGGAGCAATATTTATTTGGGCGATAGAAAATGAAATTCTTGAAAAAAATCCTTGCAAAGGAATAAAAAAACAAAAAGTAGATAACTCAAGGTTAAGATATTTAGAAATTGATGAAATTAAGAAATTGATAGATACGATAAAAAATGATAAAACAGCTTATTATTTTGTAATGTTGAGTTTAGCAACAGGTGGAAGATTACAAACTATTTGTAATATCAAAGTATCAGATATTAAATTAAATGGTACTATAAAATTGTATGATTTTAAAAATAGCAGTGAGTACTATGGATTTGTAAATGATGAACTTAAGAATGAAATAGAAAAGTTCATAGCTGATTCAAATATTAAAAAAGATGACTATTTATTTAAAACTACAAAAAATCAAAATTATACAAATCAATACTACTATAGAAAATTGCAACCTATATTTGATATTCTTTTTAATCCAGAGGGAATTGAACCATTAAACAAAGTAACTATTCATACACTAAGACATACATTTGCAAGTCAACTAGCTATAAATGAAACACCAATCCTTACAATCAAAAAACTTATGAATCATAATGATATAAATGCAACTATGAGATATGCAAAATTAAGTAAAAGTAGTGGTGAAAAGCATGTGGATAGTTTGATAAAAAGTTTAATGGATATATAA